Genomic DNA from Pelagibaculum spongiae:
CGTTATCTTTAGTGTAATTGTCTGCAAAACAACAGCGACGTCTAGCACAGATTAGTTTTTAAAGTTTTGATCAATTTTGATTTTGTATCGCTACAAAACGTAAACTATCTAGCTTTGCCTTTTCGGCTGTGTTATCAAACCAGTAACGTCAGGTTCGGTTGTGCTAGCTTCGGTTTTACCGGGCAGTTGCTGGGGTAGTAATGGGCTCATATAAGAAAGCTCTGTATTTAATAACAATTTTATGTCTTTCAGTTTTCTTCAATGCAGTATCTGCCGAGCAGGTGATGAGATTGGAATCGGCTGAGACGGTTTATCGCCCGGGTTTTGTTGCCCGATATCTGGAAGACCCACTTGCTGAGCTAAAGCCGCGCCATTTAAGACAAGCGATGTGGCAAGAGAGCTTTCTACCTACCAGAGGATCTTGGCCAGGGTTTGGTCTGAGTCAATCTGCGTGGTGGTTGACCTTTATTCTGGATAACCAATCTAAAAATACGGAAGTTTGGTGGCTAGATATTGGCTATGCGCCATTAGACAGTCTCGAGCTTTATGTATTGAACCCGTCGGGTTACCCGGAGCTGGTTGGCAAGAGCGGTGACCTATCGGGTATTCCCAAAGCGTATCGTTCTACCGGTCATGGTTTATTCAAGCTGGATATTACGACCGGCACTCGGAAAACCTATTTCTTAAGGGTGCAATCTGACAGCTTTTTAATGCTGCCAATAAAGCTGGTTTCGACCGATCAATTGTTGACTTCTACTCGAATTGAATCTTTGTTCAAAGGCATATTTTACGGTGGCTTGTTGGTATTGATTGCTTATAACTTGCTGCTTTTTACTGCTATTCGTGACACCAGTTATTTGTTGTATGTTTTTTATAGTCTGATGATTTTTCTCAACAGAGCCAGTGTTGATGGTTTGGCATTAGAGTTTTTCTGGCCAGGTGCGGTGGAATTTAACGGCCGAATGCCAATGATCAGTCTGGGGCTGGCATTAATGCTCGGCCTAATGTTTATGGGGCGGTTTTTAAAAACTGCCTATGAAATTCCGTGGCTGAAACAGATTTTATATGGTTTTTATGCATTGCTTTCGGGCTACACATTGCTGAGCTTGTTTGGCGAGCTTCGCTTAGGTGTCTGGTTGTCTGGCCCGATTATGATGCTGTGCTTTGCTCTGGTGGTGGCGGTTGCTGTTTGGTGCTTATGGCAGGGAGATAGAGCTGCTCGATTCTTTCTAGCAGCTTGGCTGGCATTAATGCTGGGGGCGATGATTAATGTTTCAGCTAGCTATAGCTGGTTGCCGGTTAATTTATTTACCTTGTATAGCGGCCACATAGGCGCAGGAATTGAAGCAGTTTTATTATCACTTGGTCTGGCTGAAAGAATTAGCCGTGATCGGCATTTAAAAGCCAATGCGCTGCAAAAGCAGCGAGATATGGCTCAAGAATTACAGCGAGCTGAAGAACGAATGATTCAGCAGGCATTTTCTGACCATTTAACCGGCCTGCCAAATCGCGCCAGTCTGGTAGCTAGAATGCGTAGCCTGACGCTTATTGGCGGACGGTATCAATTGGTGCTGCTGCAACCCATGCGTTATCAGCAAATAAAAAATACATTGGGACATGAACAAGCTGCCAAGTTACTGGTGTCTTTGGCCGGCAGAATTAGCAATTTATTACGAGACTATCCCGGTGTTCTTAATCTAGATCGACCGGCAAGAGATGCTGCGATTGCAGTTCTTGAAGGCCCTGCTTTGGCATTTATTGTTCGTACTCGTGATCAGTTGGAGCGAATCGAAAAACGATTACAAAAACTGCAACAGCCGCAAGATATTGGTGGCATGCGACTAGACCCAGGTCTGCGCGTTGGCGTTTCTAGTTTTCCAGAGCATGCTTCCCACCCGGAATTGTTACTGCAATATGCCCATGTTGCAGTAGAGCAAGCCGAAGCAAATAATAGTTTTCTGGCCTGTTATCAAGCAGAGCAGGACCCTTACAGTGAGCGACATTTAACACTGCTGGCTGATTTATCACATGCCATTAAGCGCTCGCAATTGG
This window encodes:
- a CDS encoding EAL domain-containing protein, with the translated sequence MGSYKKALYLITILCLSVFFNAVSAEQVMRLESAETVYRPGFVARYLEDPLAELKPRHLRQAMWQESFLPTRGSWPGFGLSQSAWWLTFILDNQSKNTEVWWLDIGYAPLDSLELYVLNPSGYPELVGKSGDLSGIPKAYRSTGHGLFKLDITTGTRKTYFLRVQSDSFLMLPIKLVSTDQLLTSTRIESLFKGIFYGGLLVLIAYNLLLFTAIRDTSYLLYVFYSLMIFLNRASVDGLALEFFWPGAVEFNGRMPMISLGLALMLGLMFMGRFLKTAYEIPWLKQILYGFYALLSGYTLLSLFGELRLGVWLSGPIMMLCFALVVAVAVWCLWQGDRAARFFLAAWLALMLGAMINVSASYSWLPVNLFTLYSGHIGAGIEAVLLSLGLAERISRDRHLKANALQKQRDMAQELQRAEERMIQQAFSDHLTGLPNRASLVARMRSLTLIGGRYQLVLLQPMRYQQIKNTLGHEQAAKLLVSLAGRISNLLRDYPGVLNLDRPARDAAIAVLEGPALAFIVRTRDQLERIEKRLQKLQQPQDIGGMRLDPGLRVGVSSFPEHASHPELLLQYAHVAVEQAEANNSFLACYQAEQDPYSERHLTLLADLSHAIKRSQLVLAYQPQCDLDSERIIGVEALLRWRHPKNGWVSPAEFIPMAEQGGMMRELTHWLMEVALRQLGIWRERGIDISMSLNLSAQNLLEPDLPERFSRLLDKYRLNPKQLILEITETTMMSDPDQALIILSKFHELGIQLSIDDFGTGYSSMAYLRKLPVNEIKIDRSFVVGMVQEKQDALIVKTITVMSHNLNLKVVAEGVEDLQTMRLLRKIGCDVAQGWFIGRPVSASEIERLMLQLPDVHPVAALS